The segment TTTTCATTTTAACGTATAAAATATACTTTGTGAAATAGTATCCCTTTCTAAGGTGCTCATATATTAGAAAGAAATACTTTACGGAATCTGAATTCACATTCCGGTGCTATCTACATTAATGCATATTTTTGGGAATAGCTGTATATTTTGTAATTCATTCATAAAATTTACGAGAACCCTTGCCGGTTCTGAATCAATTTCATTGGTTGAATCGAAAATGATAGATAGTTAGGAGAAATCATTTGTCCCTCATGCCTTCTATAGTGCTTCTTTGCTCAGCGGTATTTTTTTATATTAAATCCGATAGAAGAAGGTTGTCTTTAGCCTTCACTTCGATTGCTTCTTTAATGGCCTTATGGTCAATACTATTATTTTTCTTAGAATCTGAACTAAATTTCGGAATTAAATTAGCAATAGCGAATCTAGTGCCAATCCCTCCCCTTTTCATTCCATATTTAGTAAATTATATTATTAGAAACTATTCTAACCCAAATAACCTAACTCCTGTTCCGCGCCTTTTTGCAACGGCCCATACTATCGTAATTATCCTATTTTCGAGCTTTTTTATATTGGGGATAGGATCCCCTTTCTTATTCAATGGATCGTCCTTTTATTTTCACGGAGGATTAATTTATAATCTTTCTGTATTTTACATTTATACGGCGCTTGCATGGGGGATGGGCAGGATTGTTTATAATATGTTCCAAGGAAGCTATTTTGAAAAACTTCATTCAATCTATCTTTTTACGGGAATCCTATTTTCCTGCCTCTTCTCAGTCGGTTTTCTTTTATTTAGCCCTTCCGAAGAATTGATCCATAATTCCATTTTGGCCATTGGATTGATCTTCTTCTTATGGTTTAGCTGGATACCTGTTACAAAATATAGATTATTTAACGTAGATATAGAGGACTTCGGAAAAAATCTCAGAAGTCCTAGGATTTCGTCCATTGTAATTACGATCAATCGGTATCTATTGAATAAAATTGATCCGATTGGATATAAAGAAATCTGCGACAGATACGAAAAACTAAAAGCCGAGGAGCTCAAGAATATTCAGATGTCTGGCATTCAGCGTCTTTTATTGGGTAAAATTTCGCCGATTAAATACTTGGCGGAGACTTCGGAGAAGATAACCAAACTATTTTTCAATTAGATCCGCAAAAGAAAGCTTTAATGTTTTAGTTCCTTAATTTCCTCGATTTTTATTCTTAAACAAAAAAGTACTTTTTATACGTTTTTTACTTGATTACGTATATTTTATACATTCTATTAAACCGGTATTAAGCCTGAAAGAATTAAAAAAGTTTAATAATACAGTAAGAAAACTCTTAAAAGCGAACAAGGTAGTTGAGAAAAATTAAATGGTTACCCGAATGGAAAATAGTCCCTTGTCAGAAATCATAGATATTTCGTCGGATCCAAAACATATACACGATCAGGATCCTATAATTGATCCCGAGAAGGAGCCAGAGGAGGAAAAATTCTACAAAAAACAAGAGGAATCCAAAGAGAGGATCTTTCGTTCCGCTCTTAAATTATTTGCAGAAAGAGGATTTTTCGAAACAAGGATCCCTGAAATTTCCGCTCATGCAAAAGTAGGAGTCGGTACAATGTACCGTCACTTTAGAAATAAAGACCACCTATTCAATGAGGCGTTTCGAATCTCAGTCCGCGAGTTCTCTGAGTTTTTAGATAATTCTATCTCTAAGAATTTATCTTCGAAAGAACAGTTTTTTGATTTTTGGAAAGGGCTCGGACTATTCTCACAAGGCAAATTCGACCAGTTAATCATGATAGAAAGAAATCTATCTTCTTACATACTAGATGAAGAAAGCACAAAAAGTGCAGCGGGCT is part of the Leptospira neocaledonica genome and harbors:
- a CDS encoding TetR/AcrR family transcriptional regulator; translation: MSEIIDISSDPKHIHDQDPIIDPEKEPEEEKFYKKQEESKERIFRSALKLFAERGFFETRIPEISAHAKVGVGTMYRHFRNKDHLFNEAFRISVREFSEFLDNSISKNLSSKEQFFDFWKGLGLFSQGKFDQLIMIERNLSSYILDEESTKSAAGLKQKISEYFAPAQNDINLSLLYPSLILGSFIGILRFHRIQENHIEPSLLEQSAEMLWDGFSKIRQSPTSKKKEKQTKKP